In Gossypium arboreum isolate Shixiya-1 chromosome 5, ASM2569848v2, whole genome shotgun sequence, a single genomic region encodes these proteins:
- the LOC108484194 gene encoding LOW QUALITY PROTEIN: CO(2)-response secreted protease-like (The sequence of the model RefSeq protein was modified relative to this genomic sequence to represent the inferred CDS: inserted 1 base in 1 codon; substituted 1 base at 1 genomic stop codon), with translation MKPLITFIFSLTSFFFCVSLFPEPGAAAAHNDGVYIVYMGAPASLKGSLEDDHAQLLNSLLERKQDALIHNYKNGFSGFAAHLSAEEARSIAEKPGVVXVFPDPXLQLHTTRSWDFLKYETSVMIESNPSSDSNSMDAIIGILDTGIWPESESFNDETMGPIPLRWNGTCANGHDSSTFNCNKKIIGARSYGAGEIKSRTPRDMMGHGTHVAYTAAGVEVKDVSYYGLAAVTAKGGSPGSRLAIYQVFSSQNGSHGSTVLAAFDDAIADGVDVLSLSFGSSSFLEQEFINDPIALGAFPSVQNGITVVCSAGNDGPNPGSVVNSAPWILTVAASTIDRVFESDVVLGNNKVIKGTGINFANIQNSPVYPIIYAKSAKKSGVDENATRNCEPNSMDQEIIKGKIFVCDNEDSLYPQINKQDEVKKLGGIGVILIDDELRGVAFNFGTFPMTLISSKDGAKVLSYINSTKNPVATILPTTAPANYKPAPTIAYFSSGGPSTIPKNILKPDIAAPGVNILAAWIGNDTVQTLKGKDPPLYNVFSGTSMACPHVSGIAAAVKSRNPTWSPSAIRSAIMTTAVQTNNMKAPITTEKGTAATPYDFGAGEVITTGPLQPGLVYETTAIDYLNFLCYHGYNIATIKIMANTIPDGFTCPEESSIDLISNINYPSIAISNFDEKAGRRVNRTLTNVAGNVKMEDAKTVYNISIDAPAGLDVQVVPDKLHFSKFDEKLSYQVNFSAANPLKKDVFGSITWSNGKYKVRNTFAISSKSGSVALDKK, from the exons ATGAAGCCCCTTATTACCTTTATTTTCAGTTTGACGTCTTTTTTCTTCTGTGTCTCTCTGTTTCCGGAACCTGGAGCAGCTGCCGCACACAACGATGGTGTTTACATTGTTTACATGGGCGCACCGGCTTCGCTTAAGGGTTCATTAGAGGATGATCATGCTCAACTCCTAAATTCATTGTTAGAACG GAAACAGGATGCCCTGATACACAACTACAAAAATGGTTTCTCTGGGTTTGCAGCACATCTATCAGCTGAAGAGGCTCGTTCAATTGCTGAGAAACCAGGAGTTGTATGAGTCTTCCCCGACC TGTTACAACTCCATACTACCCGATCATGGGATTTCTTGAAGTATGAAACTTCGGTGATGATTGAATCAAATCCGAGCTCAGATTCAAACTCAATGGATGCCATCATTGGCATCCTAGATACAG GAATTTGGCCAGAGTCGGAGAGTTTTAATGACGAGACCATGGGTCCAATTCCGTTAAGATGGAACGGTACTTGCGCCAACGGACATGATTCCAGCACCTTCAACTGCAACAA AAAGATAATTGGAGCAAGATCGTACGGTGCTGGCGAAATCAAGTCCCGTACGCCAAGGGATATGATGGGGCACGGCACTCATGTGGCGTACACTGCGGCGGGAGTTGAGGTCAAGGATGTATCTTACTATGGACTGGCGGCTGTAACTGCCAAGGGTGGATCGCCGGGGTCAAGATTAGCTATATATCAAGTATTTTCCTCTCAAAACGGAAGCCATGGATCCACTGTATTAGCAGCATTTGATGATGCGATTGCTGACGGGGTTGATGTGCTATCACTGTCCTTTGGATCATCGTCATTTCTAGAGCAAGAATTTATAAACGATCCCATTGCCCTTGGAGCATTCCCTTCGGTGCAGAATGGGATTACTGTGGTTTGCTCCGCGGGAAACGATGGACCGAACCCTGGTTCGGTTGTGAACTCTGCACCTTGGATCTTAACTGTAGCCGCTAGCACGATTGACCGGGTTTTTGAGTCTGATGTTGTCCTGGGGAACAATAAAGTAATTAAG GGCACAGGTATTAATTTCGCCAACATTCAAAATTCTCCTGTGTACCCAATTATATATGCAAAATCAGCCAAGAAAAGTGGAGTAGACGAAAATGCAACAAG GAACTGCGAACCAAATTCGATGGACCAAGAAATTATCAAAGGAAAGATTTTTGTCTGTGACAATGAAGATTCATTGTATCCACAGATAAATAAACAAGATGAAGTGAAGAAACTTGGAGGTATTGGGGTAATCTTGATTGACGATGAATTAAGAGGCGTCGCATTCAATTTCGGTACATTTCCAATGACTCTGATCAGTTCAAAAGATGGTGCTAAGGTTCTCTCCTACATCAACTCAACAAA AAATCCAGTTGCCACGATCTTGCCTACGACAGCACCAGCAAATTATAAACCGGCACCTACTATAGCATATTTCTCATCTGGAGGCCCTTCCACCATCCCAAAGAATATTCTCAAG CCTGATATCGCAGCACCTGGAGTGAATATTCTTGCAGCATGGATAGGGAATGACACGGTTCAGACACTAAAAGGCAAAGACCCGCCACTGTATAATGTGTTCTCAGGAACTTCCATGGCATGTCCTCATGTTTCCGGGATTGCCGCGGCAGTTAAATCAAGAAACCCTACATGGAGTCCCTCCGCAATCAGGTCAGCCATTATGACAACAG CGGTTCAAACAAATAATATGAAAGCCCCAATTACGACCGAGAAAGGTACAGCAGCAACGCCTTATGATTTTGGTGCAGGAGAAGTAATCACCACAGGACCATTGCAACCTGGTCTAGTTTACGAGACTACTGCTATTGACTACCTGAATTTCCTATGCTACCATGGTTATAATATAGCTACGATAAAAATTATGGCCAACACTATCCCAGATGGGTTTACATGCCCAGAGGAGTCAAGCATTGATCTTATATCCAACATCAATTATCCATCAATAGCAATTTCCAATTTCGATGAAAAAGCAGGCAGGAGAGTGAACAGAACCCTTACAAACGTTGCCGGAAATGTCAAAATGGAAGATGCTAAAACAGTGTATAACATAAGCATTGATGCACCTGCAGGTCTTGATGTTCAAGTGGTCCCAGATAAACTGCACTTCAGTAAATTTGATGAAAAGTTATCGTATCAAGTGAATTTCTCAGCCGCAAATCCGCTCAAAAAAGATGTATTTGGATCCATAACATGGTCGAACGGAAAATACAAAGTCAGAAATACATTTGCTATAAGCAGTAAAAGTGGTAGCGTAGCGTTGGATAAAAAATAG
- the LOC108485147 gene encoding GDSL esterase/lipase EXL3-like, translated as MELSPLLVILAFLMCETKALVKLTPNVTVPAVIAFGDSIVDTGNNNNLMTLIRCNFCPYGQDFNGGIPTGRFSDGKTPSDLLDKLGIKDRLPAYLDPDLKPQDLPTGVSFASGGSGYDPMTPNYQSVISMADQLNLFKEYIAKLKQLVGEEKKNFIIANSLYLVVAGSDDIANTYFVLGARKMQYDVPAYTDLMLNSATEFLKELYGLGARRIAVFSAPPIGCVPSQRTLAGGTETHCANEYNVAARLFNKKLSAELNTLRTSIPGGKFVYVDIYKPLLDLIDNPQKHGFKFADVGCCGTGNLEVAVLCNKWIPSTCTDASKYIFWDSYHPTEKAYRALIIPLLPKYVNKFL; from the exons ATGGAGCTGTCTCCTCTTTTGGTAATATTAGCGTTTTTGATGTGCGAAACAAAGGCTTTGGTAAAGCTAACTCCAAATGTAACGGTTCCTGCTGTTATTGCCTTCGGGGATTCCATTGTTGACACCGGAAACAACAACAATCTCATGACCCTGATTAG GTGTAACTTTTGCCCCTACGGCCAAGATTTTAATGGAGGCATTCCAACCGGACGGTTTTCCGATGGAAAAACCCCTTCCGATTTGTTAGATA AATTGGGAATTAAAGATAGATTGCCAGCATATTTGGATCCAGACTTGAAACCCCAAGATCTCCCAACAGGAGTATCATTTGCTTCTGGTGGCTCTGGATATGATCCTATGACTCCAAACT ATCAGTCCGTAATATCGATGGCGGACCAGTTAAATCTCTTTAAAGAATACATAGCGAAGCTGAAACAACTTGtcggagaagagaaaaaaaatttcatCATAGCTAACAGCTTATATCTTGTCGTAGCCGGCAGTGATGACATTGCCAATACCTACTTTGTTCTAGGTGCCAGGAAAATGCAGTACGATGTTCCTGCTTATACTGATTTAATGCTGAACTCGGCTACTGAATTTTTAAAG GAACTATATGGTTTGGGAGCAAGAAGAATAGCGGTTTTTAGTGCACCACCAATCGGCTGTGTGCCATCACAAAGAACTTTAGCAGGAGGAACGGAAACGCATTGCGCAAATGAGTACAATGTAGCAGCTAGGTTGTTCAATAAAAAGCTATCTGCAGAGTTGAATACCCTTCGAACAAGCATTCCTGGTGGGAAATTTGTGTACGTAGATATCTACAAACCCCTCCTTGATCTCATTGACAACCCTCAAAAACATG GCTTTAAATTTGCAGACGTAGGATGCTGTGGAACAGGGAACCTTGAAGTGGCAGTCTTGTGTAATAAATGGATTCCATCTACTTGTACAGATGcctcaaaatatatattttgggACAGTTATCATCCAACGGAGAAGGCATACAGAGCCCTAATAATCCCACTTCTTCCCAAATATGTGAACAAATTCTTGTGA
- the LOC108486341 gene encoding protein FREE1 — protein sequence MQQGDYSSYYQFPYLSNPNSNPNPNPNPNPVPSEFHQAPYASAPPFSSGYASSDYSVYPPNYPPYSQNLDAAPPTASAYTPPPSATTTPPAPAIAPQSSFNQQPMAPPSATAAPSFPPYDSHVPYQPPASQPPYFQQYDQHQTASSYGPAPPNPNPNPTPNPSYYSNPYGQVGSSVSAVHPAYENAYDNSMKFDHGGGSYFDDKYGGGYNLNRSDLGSDLYGKRSDSYSRYGDDGGYGDGVYAYEGGKAEPYGARGTAPKSSTWVQFDDYGRSINIPSGKDSSGGSGSAAGKILRAVPKDDTQQDVKSGVQKFRVKLLSESGAHGPMDVLCQIGLDGIRMLEPSSSRILRIYPLENITRCEVLDSSTFAFWSKSSVDIEPRRIRLQSNSYTTNTLLDIVTAATVQIKEMGWKSRPPESAKAAEQPAEKKRGFVDWMNIIKPGAEEKDHWVPDEAVSKCTACAIDFGAFVRKHHCRNCGDIFCDKCTHGRIALTADENAPQVRVCDRCMAEVTQRLNNAKEIASKPTVLQSHEDLARKLQEEMGRSRRASSGSMSDGSGRRMKEVACPTCTVHLQVQVPSSGSETIECGVCQHPFLVSAH from the exons ATGCAACAAGGAGATTACAGCTCCTATTATCAATTTCCTTACCTTTCAAACCCCAACTCCAACCCCAACCCTAACCCTAACCCCAATCCAGTACCCTCCGAATTTCACCAAGCACCTTACGCATCTGCACCACCTTTTAGCTCCGGTTATGCCTCCTCTGATTACTCCGTTTATCCCCCAAATTACCCTCCGTATTCCCAAAATCTTGATGCTGCCCCTCCCACTGCTTCCGCTTATACTCCTCCACCCTCAGCCACAACTACTCCACCGGCTCCGGCCATAGCTCCACAATCGTCTTTCAATCAACAACCCATGGCGCCACCCTCGGCGACCGCGGCTCCTTCTTTTCCGCCATATGATTCACATGTTCCCTATCAGCCTCCGGCCTCCCAGCCTCCTTATTTCCAGCAGTATGATCAGCATCAGACGGCTTCCAGCTACGGTCCTGCTCCTCCAAACCCCAACCCTAACCCCACGCCTAATCCGTCTTACTATTCAAATCCGTACGGCCAAGTTGGATCATCGGTATCAGCTGTCCATCCCGCTTATGAAAACGCTTACGACAATTCCATGAAATTCGATCACGGCGGTGGCAGTTATTTCGACGATAAATACGGAGGAGGATATAATCTCAACAGATCCGATTTAGGATCCGATCTCTATGGAAAGCGATCGGATAGCTATTCACGATACGGTGATGATGGTGGGTATGGTGACGGGGTTTATGCTTATGAAGGAGGAAAGGCGGAGCCTTATGGGGCACGTGGTACAGCCCCAAAATCGTCGACTTGGGTTCAATTCGATGATTATGGGCGATCTATTAATATCCCTTCTGGGAAGGACTCGTCTGGTGGGTCAGGTTCAGCCGCTGGTAAGATTTTGAGGGCGGTGCCGAAGGATGACACCCAGCAAGATGTAAAGAGCGGTGTCCAGAAATTTCGTGTTAAGTTGTTGTCTGAAAGTGGAGCACACGGCCCCATGGACGTACTTTGCCAG ATTGGTTTAGATGGTATTCGTATGCTTGAGCCTAGCAGCAGTCGAATATTGAGAATATATCCTCTTGAGAACATCACAAGATGTGAA GTGTTGGACTCATCCACCTTTGCATTCTGGTCCAAAAGCTCTGTTGACATTGAACCAAGACGGATCAGGTTGCAGTCAAACAGTTACACTACCAATACCCTTCTGGATATTGTAACAGCTGCAACTGTACAG ATCAAGGAGATGGGTTGGAAAAGTCGGCCTCCTGAATCTGCCAAGGCTGCTGAACAACCTGCAGAAAAGAAGAGAGGATTTGTTGATTGGATGAACATTATAAAACCTGGTGCTGAGGAGAAAGATCACTGG GTGCCTGATGAAGCTGTTTCAAAATGCACTGCTTGTGCAATAGATTTTGGGGCTTTTGTGCGGAAG CACCACTGCAGGAACTGCGGGGATATTTTCTGTGACAAATGTACCCATGGTAGAATTGCTCTAACTGCTGATGAGAATGCTCCACAAGTTAGGGTTTGTGACCGATGCATG GCTGAAGTGACTCAGAGGCTGAATAATGCTAAGGAAATAGCAAGTAAACCTACTGTATTGCAGAGCCACGAGGATCTTGCTAGGAAGCTTCAG GAAGAGATGGGGAGAAGTCGCAGAGCATCATCAG GCTCCATGTCTGATGGCTCTGGTAGGCGGATGAAGGAAGTTGCCTGTCCTACATGCACAGTTCATTTGCAG GTTCAAGTTCCAAGCTCAGGTTCTGAGACCATTGAATGTGGGGTGTGCCAGCATCCTTTTCTCGTTAGTGCCCATTGA
- the LOC108484385 gene encoding uncharacterized protein LOC108484385 isoform X2, with protein MRRVNGLATVGRALTCGGAVEKRLAQAALMSTCSSSSSNSHIFSQKLADRLGLSRPSLVRRVAGTMLFSVAASSMAQDALAKEKPRSEKFLPKEVVLYQYEACPFCNKVKAFLDYYSIPYKIVEVNPISKKEIKWSDYKKVPILKVDGEQMVDSSDIIDKLFHRINPDSSIRDGEEKKWREWVDNHLVHVLSPNIYRSTSEALESFDYITTHGNFSFTERLVAKYAGAAAMYFVSKKLKKKHNITDERAALYEAAETWVDALNGRHYLGGSKPNLADLAVFGVLRPIRYLTSGKDMVEHTRIGEWYGRMENAVGESARIKE; from the exons ATGAGAAGAGTCAACGGACTCGCTACTGTCGGCAGAGCCTTAACCTGTGGCGGCGCCGTTGAGAAACGGCTGGCTCAAGCGGCGTTGATGAGTACATGCTCTTCTTCATCGTCAAATTCTCATATTTTCTCGCAGAAACTCGCTGATCGATTAGGGCTCTCGCGTCCTTCCCTCGTGCGCAGGGTTGCGGGGACTATGTTGTTTTCTGTGGCAGCATCTTCTATGGCTCAAGATGCTCTTGCTAAGGAGAAGCCTCGCTCTGAAAAGTTCCTTCCCAAGGAAGTCGTTCTCTACCAGTATGAAGCTTGCCCTTTTTGTAACAAGGTTAAAG CATTTTTGGATTATTATAGCATTCCATATAAAATTGTGGAAGTCAATCCCATCAGCAAAAAGGAGATAAAGTGGTCTGATTATAAGAAGGTGCCTATACTTAAAGTTGACGGTGAACAGATGGTTGATTCTTCTG ATATAATAGATAAGCTTTTTCATAGGATCAACCCCGATAGCTCCATTCGTGATGGTGAAGAGAAGAAATGGCGTGA GTGGGTGGATAATCACTTGGTGCATGTTTTATCACCAAATATATATCGAAGTACTTCTGAGGCACTTGAATCATTTGATTATATCACCACTCATG GCAATTTCAGTTTCACAGAGAGGTTGGTAGCAAAGTATGCTGGGGCAGCAGCTATGTATTTTGtctcaaagaaactgaagaagaAGCACAACATTACTGATGAGAGAGCAGCCTTGTATGAAGCTGCTGAAACGTGGGTGGATGCTTTGAACGGCCGGCATTATCTTG GTGGTTCAAAACCCAATTTGGCCGACCTTGCTGTTTTTGGTGTTCTAAGGCCTATCCGATATCTAACATCCGGTAAAGATATGGTGGAACATACACGTATCGGTGAATGGTATGGTCGGATGGAAAATGCTGTGGGAGAGTCTGCTAGAATTAAGGAGTAA
- the LOC108484385 gene encoding uncharacterized protein LOC108484385 isoform X1, giving the protein MRRVNGLATVGRALTCGGAVEKRLAQAALMSTCSSSSSNSHIFSQKLADRLGLSRPSLVRRVAGTMLFSVAASSMAQDALAKEKPRSEKFLPKEVVLYQYEACPFCNKVKAFLDYYSIPYKIVEVNPISKKEIKWSDYKKVPILKVDGEQMVDSSDIIDKLFHRINPDSSIRDGEEKKWREWVDNHLVHVLSPNIYRSTSEALESFDYITTHGNFSFTERLVAKYAGAAAMYFVSKKLKKKHNITDERAALYEAAETWVDALNGRHYLAGGSKPNLADLAVFGVLRPIRYLTSGKDMVEHTRIGEWYGRMENAVGESARIKE; this is encoded by the exons ATGAGAAGAGTCAACGGACTCGCTACTGTCGGCAGAGCCTTAACCTGTGGCGGCGCCGTTGAGAAACGGCTGGCTCAAGCGGCGTTGATGAGTACATGCTCTTCTTCATCGTCAAATTCTCATATTTTCTCGCAGAAACTCGCTGATCGATTAGGGCTCTCGCGTCCTTCCCTCGTGCGCAGGGTTGCGGGGACTATGTTGTTTTCTGTGGCAGCATCTTCTATGGCTCAAGATGCTCTTGCTAAGGAGAAGCCTCGCTCTGAAAAGTTCCTTCCCAAGGAAGTCGTTCTCTACCAGTATGAAGCTTGCCCTTTTTGTAACAAGGTTAAAG CATTTTTGGATTATTATAGCATTCCATATAAAATTGTGGAAGTCAATCCCATCAGCAAAAAGGAGATAAAGTGGTCTGATTATAAGAAGGTGCCTATACTTAAAGTTGACGGTGAACAGATGGTTGATTCTTCTG ATATAATAGATAAGCTTTTTCATAGGATCAACCCCGATAGCTCCATTCGTGATGGTGAAGAGAAGAAATGGCGTGA GTGGGTGGATAATCACTTGGTGCATGTTTTATCACCAAATATATATCGAAGTACTTCTGAGGCACTTGAATCATTTGATTATATCACCACTCATG GCAATTTCAGTTTCACAGAGAGGTTGGTAGCAAAGTATGCTGGGGCAGCAGCTATGTATTTTGtctcaaagaaactgaagaagaAGCACAACATTACTGATGAGAGAGCAGCCTTGTATGAAGCTGCTGAAACGTGGGTGGATGCTTTGAACGGCCGGCATTATCTTG CAGGTGGTTCAAAACCCAATTTGGCCGACCTTGCTGTTTTTGGTGTTCTAAGGCCTATCCGATATCTAACATCCGGTAAAGATATGGTGGAACATACACGTATCGGTGAATGGTATGGTCGGATGGAAAATGCTGTGGGAGAGTCTGCTAGAATTAAGGAGTAA
- the LOC108484245 gene encoding uncharacterized protein LOC108484245 has translation MSRCFPYPPPGYLRQGFAESIKLENEKVPSKTEQKTHKRSEKKQKKKERERKDKTHGLAKKFKHDDSLNVYKYDQLENSDLTEEHGPPVCYTSDGSQNSNKRKRETLFSSECRVNGNAVKIWFTLKKPCQSAASLSEETVSTSVRSDSTQEQCSSRSIKANRVTHVPEQNLWHNDERRSQIPSSETSVRDSEMQNAAFPYESLIEGWMPPLVELSDDNGDNWLFKVKQQGQTAAKTSKVDSGVTTCCGCATSWPSAQFVSEADTYALPYTIPF, from the exons ATGTCTCGGTGCTTTCCTTACCCGCCCCCAGGATATTTAAGGCAGGGGTTTGCCGAATCCATTAAG CTCGAGAATGAGAAGGTACCGTCCAAAACAGAACAGAAAACACACAAGAGAAGTGAGAAGAAgcagaaaaagaaggaaagagaaagaaaggaTAAAACGCATGGTCTCGCCaagaaatttaagcatgatgaTTCCCTAAATGTCTATAAATATGACCAATTGGAGAATAGTGATCTTACCGAAGAACATGGGCCACCTGTTTGCTACACATCTGATGGCAGCCAAAACAGCAACAAGAGGAAAAGGGAAACTTTATTCTCTAGTGAATGCAGGGTTAATG GTAATGCCGTAAAGATATGGTTTACCTTGAAAAAGCCTTGTCAATCTGCTGCATCTCTTAGTGAAGAAACAGTCTCTACCTCTGTGAGGTCGGATTCCACTCAAGAGCAATGTTCATCTCGGAGTATAAAAGCTAATAGAGTTACTCATGTGCCTGAACAAAATCTATGGCACAATGATGAAAGGAGATCACAAATTCCCTCTTCCGAAACTTCAGTGCGTGACAGTGAGATGCAGAATGCTGCATTTCCATATGAAAGCTTGATCGAGGGTTGGATGCCACCTCTCGTTGAGCTAAGTGATGACAACGGTGATAACTGGCTTTTTAAGGTCAAGCAGCAAGGACAAACGGCCGCTAAAACATCTAAAGTTGACAGTGGTGTTACTACTTGTTGTGGTTGTGCAACTTCATGGCCAAGTGCTCAGTTTGTTTCGGAGGCTGATACTTATGCACTGCCTTATACCATTCCATTTTGA